A window of the Ostrea edulis chromosome 1, xbOstEdul1.1, whole genome shotgun sequence genome harbors these coding sequences:
- the LOC125679438 gene encoding uncharacterized protein LOC125679438 — protein MFIFFILQYSFPRMIESYNGETTNIMTVNCGSIARENASSEIKCCSDYQRVGNRCLPCIGMFGVQCARPCPSGWFGFGCRYKCLCPECDATTGQCSDENDRQGRTGEMIGGGVGGLVLLGILVSCIHRRTRKSCQINSTYESTEPEAGETDKTENVYIEMKITKESPSIE, from the exons atgttcattttcttcattttacagTACTCGTTTCCACGCATGATAGAATCTTATAACGGCGAAACTACAAATATCATGACCGTTAACTGTGGATCAATTGCAAG AGAAAACGCGAGTTCAGAGATTAAGTGCTGTTCAGATTATCAGAGAGTTGGGAACCGATGTCTCC CCTGTATAGGGATGTTCGGTGTGCAGTGCGCCAGACCGTGTCCTTCTGGGTGGTTTGGATTTGGATGTCGCTATAAGTGTCTTTGTCCTGAGTGTGACGCCACAACTGGTCAATGTAGTGATGAAAATG ATCGACAAGGAAGAACCGGCGAAATGATTGGTGGGGGAGTTGGTGGTTTGGTTCTACTTGGCATTTTAGTGTCTTGTATTCACAGGCGGACACG AAAAAGTTGCCAGATTAATTCAACATATGAATCTACGGAACCGGAAGCTGGGGAGACAGACAAAACGGAAAATGTGTATATTGAGATGAAAATTACAAAGGAAAGTCCTTCTATTGAATGA